The following proteins are encoded in a genomic region of Amphiura filiformis chromosome 11, Afil_fr2py, whole genome shotgun sequence:
- the LOC140164678 gene encoding serine/arginine-rich splicing factor 1-like, protein MSGRDVLRGPAGNNDRRVYVGNLPPDIRESEIKDIFYKYGEILDIDLKVRKDYDRGSSRGSPFAFIEFQDKLDAEEAVYKKDGYNYEGYKLRVEFPRGGGRGGGGGGYRGGYGGGRGDGGGGRGRGPPRRSSYKIFVSGLPPTGSWQDLKDHMREAGEVCYADVDKNGGGTGVVEFQHKDDMKYALKNLHDTKFKSHEGESSYIKVSGDRYTPSRSRSRSRSPRRRRSYTRSRSRSRD, encoded by the exons ATGTCCGGCCGAGATGTGCTACGAGGACCAGCTGGAAACAACGACAGGCGTGTGTACGTAGGCAACCTCCCTCCAGATATACGAGAGAGCGAGATCAAAGATATCTTCTACAAATACGGTGAGATCTTGGACATTGATCTCAAAGTACGCAAAGATTACGATCGTGGATCGTCGCGAGGATCGCCGTTTGCATTCATAGAATTCCAAGACAAATT AGATGCAGAAGAAGCTGTGTACAAAAAAGACGGCTACAACTATGAAGGTTACAAATTGAGAGTGGAGTTCCCACGAGGCGGCGGACGAGGAGGCGGAGGAGGCGGATACAGAGGAGGATATGGAGGTGGTAGAGGAGATGGTGGTGGTGGAAGGGGTCGTGGCCCTCCAAGACGCTCGAGTTACAAGATCTTTGTTTCAG GTTTACCTCCTACAGGGAGCTGGCAGGATTTAAAGGACCACATGAGGGAAGCAGGAGAGGTGTGCTACGCGGATGTTGATAAGAACGGAGGCGGTACAGGTGTCGTAGAATTCCAACACAAAGATGACATGAAGTATGCACTCAAAAACTTACACGACACAAAGTTCAAGTCACATGAG GGAGAGTCATCTTACATCAAAGTCAGCGGAGATCGTTACACACCCAGCAGGTCGAGGTCAAGAAGCCGCTCGCCGAGACGTAGACGTTCGTACACACGCTCCCGTTCCCGTTCCAGGGATTAA